A DNA window from Daucus carota subsp. sativus chromosome 3, DH1 v3.0, whole genome shotgun sequence contains the following coding sequences:
- the LOC108212675 gene encoding cytochrome P450 CYP736A12, whose product MDQAGAFNIADFVPVLKPFDIQGLTRKIKVMRKIMDKILDTFITEHEEAAGTTRPKGYEPDFVDILLSVFDKHEENRGDSIDVIDRDSVKAILVDMIVAGIDTSRTTIEWIMTELLRHPRILKKLQQEIKIVVGDADIVEDKHLSKLEYLDMVIKEDFRLHSTVPLLIPRESMEDIVMDGYFIPKKSRILINCWAIGRDPAVWSENVLEFIPERFADKKIELKGHDYELLAFGSGRRVCPGMNLGLLKVRQIVAQLVHSFDFELPNKMLASELDMDEKFGLALPRDNHLCLLPTVRI is encoded by the exons ATGGATCAAGCAGGAGCTTTCAATATAGCGGATTTTGTCCCAGTACTTAAGCCATTCGACATTCAG GGATTGACTAGAAAAATCAAGGTTATGCGCAAAATTATGGACAAAATCTTGGATACTTTTATCACTGAGCATGAAGAAGCTGCTGGCACTACTAGACCGAAGGGGTATGAGCCAGATTTCGTTGATATATTGCTCTCTGTGTTCGACAAACATGAAGAAAACAGAGGTGATTCAATAGATGTAATAGACAGAGATAGCGTAAAAGCAATCTTAGTAGATATGATTGTAGCTGGTATTGATACTTCGCGTACTACAATTGAGTGGATCATGACAGAACTCTTACGCCATCCAAGAATATTGAAAAAGCTTCAACAAGAAATCAAGATTGTTGTTGGAGATGCAGACATTGTCGAGGATAAACATTTAAGCAAGTTAGAATATTTAGATATGGTTATTAAGGAAGATTTCAGGTTACACTCTACTGTTCCTCTGTTAATTCCTCGCGAGTCGATGGAGGATATTGTGATGGATGGATATTTCATACCTAAGAAGTCAAGAATTTTGATTAATTGTTGGGCAATTGGACGTGATCCTGCTGTATGGTCTGAAAATGTTCTGGAATTTATTCCCGAGAGGTTTGCCGATAAGAAAATAGAACTTAAAGGGCATGATTATGAACTTTTGGCATTTGGCTCCGGCCGAAGAGTTTGTCCAGGGATGAACTTAGGACTATTAAAAGTTCGGCAAATCGTGGCGCAGTTGGTGCATAGCTTTGATTTTGAGTTGCCCAATAAAATGTTAGCAAGCGAGCTTGATATGGATGAAAAATTCGGGTTGGCATTGCCTAGAGATAACCATTTATGTCTACTTCCTACTGTCAGGATATGA
- the LOC108213196 gene encoding uncharacterized protein LOC108213196: MRMDTSMVIHSGGCHCKRVRWKVQAPTNLVAWDCNCSSCSMRRNTHFIVPSERFEILGDSKEFLTTYTFGTHTAQHTFCKVCGITSFYIPRSNPDGVAVTLRCIDPGTVTHVEIKAFDGENWENSYTTSGIASCSKVLPVELN, from the exons ATGAG AATGGATACTTCGATGGTAATACACAGCGGTGGATGTCATTGTAAAAGAGTGAGATGGAAAGTACAGGCACCAACAAATTTAGTAGCCTGGGATTGCAACTGTTCTAGTTGTTCTATGAGAAGAAACACCCACTTCATTGTCCCTTCTGAAAGATTTGAAATTCTTGGAGATTCAAAAGAGTTCCTCACGACTTACACTTTTGGCACTCACACAGCACAGCACACTTTCTGTAAGGTTTGTGGCATAACTTCATTCTACATTCCACGGTCCAATCCCGACGGAGTGGCAGTTACTTTGAGGTGTATTGATCCCGGAACAGTGACCCATGTTGAGATCAAGGCCTTCGATGGAGAGAACTGGGAGAACTCGTATACTACGTCAGGAATCGCTTCATGTTCAAAAGTACTGCCTGTAGAATTAAATTGA